The following proteins come from a genomic window of Amaranthus tricolor cultivar Red isolate AtriRed21 chromosome 14, ASM2621246v1, whole genome shotgun sequence:
- the LOC130799471 gene encoding E3 ubiquitin-protein ligase SINAT5-like, with protein MAPISMAFLRFMGDETDARKYSYSLEVGGYGRKMTWEETSRSIHDSHKKVRDSHDGLVMPRILALFFSGEDRKELKLRITRRIWKEQNLELTACISNLCN; from the coding sequence ATGGCTCCGATTTCTATGGCCTTTCTACGGTTCATGGGCGACGAAACCGATGCTCGAAAATACAGTTATAGCTTAGAAGTGGGTGGATATGGGAGGAAAATGACATGGGAGGAAACCTCACGAAGCATTCATGATAGCCACAAAAAGGTTAGAGACAGTCATGACGGCCTCGTTATGCCTCGTATATTAGCACTTTTTTTCTCAGGTGAGGATAGGAAAGAGCTAAAGCTTCGGATCACTAGAAGAATATGGAAGGAACAGAATCTAGAATTGACTGCCTGCATATCAAATCTTTGCAATTGA